CGACTATATAATCTTAGAGGCTTTTTGGTTAAATAACACAACtgactttttttaatttttattcaatttttttttgttgcttttgttaGTTTCAAGTTAATtattgtgaattattgattcaacTCGATGAAAAGAATCGAAAAAATTATTGtccaaatctatttttttttaataaagatcaaaatgaaccaaattttttgaataaaaacgaaaatagtttatttttatctttattaaaaaaatttaattttaatcattatatattttttaaattcaactTGTCATGACAATATaataacttaaaaaaatatttaaaaaattaacaaatgcaaaaaaatttaaataagaataaaaaaagtaaaccAATTGAACTATTTAGTGAAAAACCCTCTTAGGTCAAAATTCCCGCGACCGTCTACCTACACAACCGCCTTCACTTGCGTTACGCGCCGTCGAAGCCAGAAATATTCCGGCTACATGAGAATCATCGGCGACAAGCGGGCTCCGCCGGCAGCGGAGCACTCGGCGAGCAAGCGCATACATTCTTCGCTGTTACAACCATGCCACCTCAATGAAACCTCGAAGAAGCGAAGATTACTGACAGAGactgaaaccctaaccctagaaccCCTCACAACTCATACTCCTCCGCTGCGAACGAACTACGCCGCGTCTTCTCATTCTTCGTTTCGTACTCACCACAAGCATAAAAAGCACTACAGAATAAAGTCCTCAACTGCTGAGGGTGATCGCAAGTGGGTCTATTCTACTCGTAGTAATGCTTCCCATCATAAAGGTATAATTCATTCTTGTTTTATGCACCAATCACCAATTTACCGGTGCCATGTGGCGTGCTGTTATTTAGGACTATTTCATGGAACCTAGTCTCGTGAATTAGACACTCCTCCCGTTTTGTCACTTGTTGAATATATACTCTTTCTCCGTTACTGTTTTTCATGTCACTGGATTTTTATCCAAGTGAAAGTTAACCGTTCCTTCCTTCAGCTTTTTTATGCAtgggtgcaaacgagccgagctgagctgAGCTTCACcaatttacttaacgagcctaAAGTTCGAGCTCAAGCTTTAACAAACCGAGCATGGTCAATTTACTTAACAAGCCTCTTTAAATGAGTCAAGCCTATACAAATAAGCCGATCTTTTgcaagccgagccgagcttttgagtgttgagctcggctcgttgtAGTCGTATacaacgagccaaaaactcgagctcgagcttggcttgattactaaacgagtcaagcCGAGCCAAGAGCTGCTTGTGGGCAGCTCagtttgtttgcagccctatgcATAGGTGTTATTGAGAAAAAATTTTGATGCCCTGTGCTGGGTATGGCTAGTTTGCTGTTTGTTTTTTAagtatatgtttattttttttaagcttgATGCTAGGgatatttacaaaaattcatCACTACTTTTTTGTCTagatttgtgttttttgaacTGCGAGACTTTTTGTTGATTCTGCAGATAAGTGTATTTTAGTGTTGCCCAATACATTGTATACTCTTCTGAGGACTGCTAGTTTGAATTTTGGTCTAGTTGCCAAAATTCATCACCACTTTATCTGTCTAAACTTTTTCTTCATTCTGCAGATAAGGTTGTTTTGGTGTCATACAATATACTGGCTGTTGAGAATGCATCAAAACACCAAGACTTGTACTCTAAAGTCCCACCGAAATATCTAGATTGGGACCGTCGGAAAAAGCTTTTATGCGAGGAGATCAGTCGGTACAGTGCGAGCATCTTGTGCCTTCAGGCAAGTTTGAGCATCTTTTTAAGCATTTATTGTATGCTAATTGTTGTATTAAATGCTGCTTTCTCATTCattttctcaaagaaaatatataagTGAAGAGTTCAATGTGTGCAGGAGTATTATTTGCATAGTGATTTTCTGATTTAGTAGAACTTTTTCTTTGAATTGGCGTGGATCCATTTAGGTTATTTGAAAGTTTTCCTTTTTAAGTATTACATTTTTTCAATTCATCTTGAATGAGTTATTAGTTGTAAACTTGTAATGAATGTAGACTTGATTTTATCAGAGAAACCATTAAGTACATGTGCATGCTGCGAAAGAGCATCAGTATGTGGCTGGCTGTGTGTATTTAAAGTTTCAAACTTCTTTATAACCTTTGTTTGGAGTTTAGGACGCTTACTTGTTCATGGATTTGCATTTTTATAAGCTACTGTTATAAATTGCAGGAGGTCGACCGTTTCTGTGATATAGATAATCTTCTCCAAAAAGATGGCTTCAGAGGTGTTTACCAGGTATATCTATGTTCATCCAAGATTATTTAAACTCGTTAATGTGTTTTATATCATTCTTTTGATGTAACTCAATTCATTGCTTCCGTTTTTACAAAAGGCTCGAACAGGTGAAGCACGTGATGGCTGTGCTATATTCTGGAAAAATGAGCTGTAAGGTTTCCTACTATCTTTGGGTATGCTAACTTGTTATGCTTTTGCTGTAGGTTTTATGGTAGAATTTTTTTGAGGTTCTCCCACATAAATAATGCGCTTTCGTGCAACACTTCTTCTAATTATTCTTCACGAACCATTTTAGAGGCCAATTGTTAAGAACATTAATTTTCGTGAAACTTCATCTGAACTTGTTATTGGACTTTATGTCGCACAAAAAACATACTTTTTTCAGAATTCTAATCGTCTTAAGCAGGAAAATACCACTTTTAATTTTTCTCCAGTTTAATGGCTTTGTATGTTTGGAATGGTTTTGGTTCTTTAGTTGCTTTCAGATACCCCTTCAGCTTCTGACTGTTAGCAATTCATATTTGAAATACAGATATACCCTTTTGCATCAAGAGAGCATAGAGTTCCAGATGTTTGGCCTTCGTAATAATGTCGCTCAACTTTGTGTTTTGGAGGTCTGCGGATTTCAAGATTTATCAATGTTTGGTTTTCtcaaattttgattaaatttCAAGTACAAGGTGCTATAGTGTAGATGGTTACTTACTGAGTTTGAGTATTTCTGTTTATTCTTGTACTTTTGATTCCAAAAGGATTGTTGATGTTTTACTgctttaaaatgttttttttccctcccatACCCATGTAATTGTTCAATGACAATTATTTGTTCCCATCTTTGAGGCTGGCAAGTAAATTATTCAGTATAGGAAGTTTTATGCTGGGGATATATACCTCCCAAAATGCTGTAAAGCCTACAAGTCGCGGTCCTGTTGTGTATCTGGTTGATTTTTGTGAGGCAGACAATAAACCCATGTAGTGTCGTGGGAAATAGCAGTTGAACATCATGAATATCCTTGCACGCCATGGGTAAGGATTCTCCTCAGTAGGTAGAGATGTGGGTGCCAAAGTGCCACCGCTTTGGCCCATGCTTGTGCTGGGGAAGGCAATCATGCTATTTAGTCCAGCCTGGGCCTACAACGCTGATCCTGAACAGCACCCACAGGATTGGCATGTTGTGCCTTTGAGCCACTTTTGATGCACAAATTCCCCTCCAAGCTACTCTTGATGTCAATGtagtttctttttcaaaccaTAATTTGTGCCTTTATAGTTTGTAGTGCATGTTTCCAAGTGTAATCAATTGGTTTTATGCTGGTGCCTGGTGGGCCCATGATTTTGGTGTTCAATGGCTTCAATTCCTTTGTTTTCATCATACTGGTGTGACCACTTTTGGTCCTTCATGGTAGTTTGCATATCTTGGTGGTTGTTACAGACACTGTTCAGGCTTGACTGCTTTGTTCTGTGCCAGTTTAGTCTGTACTGATGACTTCTTTCATCTTGTACAGATGACCCAAGATCAGTCAAGTTCCACTCTGGATGCTAAGGCATCACCGTAAGTTTTGACGAACTCTGACTCTTCTATTGTACTTTTCGGTTGAAATATTTCGAAATGTGGAGAAGTTTTCATAAGTTGACAAATTTATGAGCTGATGCATTTTTTTCCCGTCTTTGTTTTATTTGTACTGCTATTTGGCATATGCATGGTTTGTTTCCCCATTTTGCTTTGTATGTATAGATACCTTTAGACGTGTTTTGAGGACAGATGTTCTCTAGTCTTATATCATCACACGCAGAGCTTCACTTCTCTGGAACTCCTAAACTGCATATAGTAGCCAAATTAGACTTTCAGGAAGATgcctaaccaaaccaaatcaattcAAGCCTTGATTCCCAATCAATTGGGCTACATAATCCCTTTTTGTGATTCACTTTGTCAAGGGCTTTAATCCATCTAAATTTAACATAGTCATATCATTTTCTAAGCGTTAGGTAGCTGATAGCGAACACATAAAAAACCCCGTTAGATACTTGTTATATAATTTTCTAAACCAACATCTTCGGGTATCTTGCAACTTCAATTCACCTATCCCTCTTTTTGAATCACATATGATGCTTGAATGAAATGTCCTTTCATTAGAATTTTGAAAGTAATGTTTGAGATACCTGTTATGTTGCTTCTTTGATCAGACTTCACTAGGTGAGATACTGTTGTGAAATAACCATTTTAGGGCCTGTCAGTCTCGAAGTTTATTGGTTGGAAATATTCATGTGCTCTTCAACCCAAAGCGGGGAGATATCAAGCTGGGCCAGGTATTGCTCGTTCTAGCTTATCAAGATTATTGATCTTCTGGGGTTTACTGCTGATATGAGATGTATGAATCTGTGGTCACCTGAACACTCATTTTAGTTCAAGGTTGTGTTATATTATGTTGTTAACTACTagctcatctaaaagcttaagttgttagagagagaaaaaacttTATTGTTTATATTTTCAACACGtcccctcacgtgtagccaaACTCTCTTCCATAAGTGGGCTAAATACGTGTAATTTTTAATCATTAGGTAGGCG
This DNA window, taken from Rhododendron vialii isolate Sample 1 chromosome 8a, ASM3025357v1, encodes the following:
- the LOC131335687 gene encoding carbon catabolite repressor protein 4 homolog 5, producing the protein MRIIGDKRAPPAAEHSASKRIHSSLLQPCHLNETSKKRRLLTETETLTLEPLTTHTPPLRTNYAASSHSSFRTHHKHKKHYRIKSSTAEGDRKWVYSTRSNASHHKDKVVLVSYNILAVENASKHQDLYSKVPPKYLDWDRRKKLLCEEISRYSASILCLQEVDRFCDIDNLLQKDGFRGVYQARTGEARDGCAIFWKNELYTLLHQESIEFQMFGLRNNVAQLCVLEMTQDQSSSTLDAKASPACQSRSLLVGNIHVLFNPKRGDIKLGQIRLFLKKAHELSQEWGNIPVVLAGDFNSMPQSAMYQFLASAELDLQLHDRRNVSGAICPLEYQPSQHQDKYAASFWSSVSRPPIYRWSCEELCFATGTEGVTHLRHPLNLCSAYPRVHGCKITRDNHGEPLATSYHSKFMGTVDYIWHSREVVPVRVLDTLPIHILRQMGGLPSKKWGSDHLALVCELAFADDVNEK